DNA sequence from the Chloroflexota bacterium genome:
AGTGGAACCGCCTTCCTGCGGCTGTGGTAGCCGCGGCGCAACGGCTGAAAAAAGTCACCATTGAAAACGCCGACTGGCAAACCATCCTGCGCCGCTACGATGCGCCCTCGACCCTGTTCTACTGCGACCCGCCCTACCTGGGCGAAACCCGCAGCAAGTGGGGCAAATTCCGCAAGGCTTACCGGTACGAATTTGCGGACGCCGACCACAGGGCATTAGCCGAAGCCCT
Encoded proteins:
- a CDS encoding DNA adenine methylase; amino-acid sequence: WNRLPAAVVAAAQRLKKVTIENADWQTILRRYDAPSTLFYCDPPYLGETRSKWGKFRKAYRYEFADADHRALAEALQGVQGMVVLSGYAHPLYAELYEAKGWVRRCMSTINQNGSQARECLWLNPAAQKAGPQPSLFETVQ